One region of Vigna angularis cultivar LongXiaoDou No.4 chromosome 10, ASM1680809v1, whole genome shotgun sequence genomic DNA includes:
- the LOC108329750 gene encoding ribose-phosphate pyrophosphokinase 3, mitochondrial → MAATPPPPSLSLPSNKPFSLKRSDFLFHPSKNNNNKSLFSFNSNLRCEIKGFEGHRRWTFDRISDMNKDSTALSNSISNPSSSFVSVPAVTSASQFPTKNAKKVVLFFCAETKALAEKIAADSDAIELRTISWGKFPDGFPNIFIPNAQGIRGMHVAFLASFSSPAVIFEQIPVIYALPKLFIASFTLVLPFFPTGTSERMEDEGDIATAFTLARLLSNIPISRGGPTSLVTFDIHALQERFYFGDNILPCFESGIPLLKRRLQDLPDSDNIAIAFPDDGAWKRFHKQLQHFPTIVCAKVREGDQRIVRIKEGDPRGRHVVIVDDLVQSGGTLIECQKVLAAHGALKISAYVTHGIFPNNTWARFEHDNGGHPETAFTYFWITDSCPLTAKELMNRPPFEILSLASSISASLQI, encoded by the exons ATGGCGGCCACCCCACCCCCTCCGTCTTTGTCGCTCCCATCGAATAAACCTTTCTCACTCAAACGCTCTGACTTTCTGTTTCACCCCTctaagaacaacaacaacaaatcccttttctcttttaattcGAATCTGAGGTGCGAGATCAAAGGCTTCGAGGGCCATCGCCGCTGGACATTTGACCGTATCTCCGACATGAACAAAGACTCCACCGCTCTCTCCAATTCCATTTCCAACCCTTCTTCTTCATTTGTTTCTGTCCCTGCTGTCACCTCTGCTTCCCAATTCCCCACCAAAAATGCCAAAAAGGTTGTCCTTTTCTTCTGCGCCGAGACCAAGGCCCTCGCCGAGAAAATCGCCGCCGACTCCGACGCCATCGAGCTTCGCACCATCTCTTGGGG CAAGTTTCCTGATGGCTTCCCCAACATTTTCATTCCTAATGCCCAAGGAATTCGCGGGATGCATGTGGCTTTTCTGGCCTCATTCAGTTCTCCAGCAGTGATTTTTGAGCAGATTCCTGTTATTTATGCATTGCCAAAACTATTCATTGCTTCATTTACCCTTGTCCTTCCGTTTTTCCCAACGGGCACATCAGAGCGTATGGAGGATGAAGGAGATATTGCCACAGCTTTTACTTTGGCCAGACTTTTGTCGAACATACCCATTTCTAGGGGAGGACCTACCAGTCTGGTGACGTTTGACATTCATGCCTTGCAG GAGAGATTCTACTTTGGTGATAACATTTTACCATGCTTTGAGAGTGGGATACCATTGCTGAAAAGAAGGCTCCAGGATCTTCCTGATTCTGATAAT ATAGCAATTGCTTTTCCCGATGATGGTGCATGGAAACGATTTCATAAGCAACTGCAGCATTTTCCAACG ATAGTATGTGCAAAAGTTCGGGAAGGAGATCAAAGGATAGTTCGTATTAAGGAGGGAGACCCTAGGGGTCGTCAtgttgtgattgttgatgatttgGTTCAATCAGGTGGAACTTTGATAGAGTGTCAG AAAGTCTTGGCAGCTCATGGAGCATTGAAGATTAGTGCTTACGTGACCCATGGCATTTTTCCAAATAATACATGGGCACGCTTTGAACACGATAATGGGG GGCATCCAGAGACTGCATTTACTTACTTCTGGATCACAGATTCATGCCCCTTAACAGCTAAAGAGTTGATGAATAGGCCACCATTTGAGATTCTCAGCCTTGCAAGCTCCATATCTGCCAGTCTTCAAATCTGA
- the LOC108329166 gene encoding glutamate--glyoxylate aminotransferase 2 produces the protein MPPKPLDYGSINENVKKSQYAVRGELYLRASELQKEGKKIIFTNVGNPHALGQRPLTFPRQVVALCQAPFLLDDPNVGLLFPADAIARAKHYLSLTSGGLGAYSDSRGLPGIRKEIAEFILKRDGYPSDPELIYLTDGASKGVMQILNTIIRGQDDGILVPVPQYPLYSATIALLGGTLVPYYLEETANWGLDVNELRKSVEQARFRGITVKAMVIINPGNPTGQCVSEANLREILQFCYQENLALLGDEVYQQNIYQDERPFISSKKVLMDLGPPISKEVQLISFHSVSKGYYGECGQRGGYFEMTNIPPETVDEIYKVASISLSPNVPAQIFMGVMINPLKPGDISYDQFVRESNGILESLRRRARIMTDGFNSCRNVVCNFTEGAMYSFPQIRLPPRAIDAAKQAGKVADVFYCLKLLEATGISTVPGSGFGQKEGVFHLRTTILPAEEDMPAIMDSFKKFNDEFMEQYEDNRGYSRL, from the exons ATGCCACCAAAGCCCTTAGACTACGGGTCAATAAATGAAAACGTGAAGAAGAGCCAATATGCTGTCAGAGGTGAATTATACCTTCGGGCTTCCGAGCTTCAGAAAGAGGGCAAAAAG ATTATATTTACTAATGTTGGCAACCCACATGCTTTGGGACAGAGACCACTGACTTTCCCTCGCCAG GTTGTTGCTTTGTGCCAAGCCCCATTCCTGCTTGATGATCCAAATGTTGGACTGCTATTCCCTGCTGATGCAATTGCAAGAGCTAAACACTATCTCTCATTGACCTCGGGTGGTCTAG GTGCTTATAGTGACTCACGAGGTCTTCCGGGAATAAGGAAGGAAATAGCAGAGTTCATACTCAAGCGTGATGGGTATCCAAG TGATCCAGAGCTCATATATCTCACTGATGGTGCCAGCAAGGGGGTGATGCAGATATTAAATACTATCATCAGAGGTCAAGACGATGGG ATTTTGGTTCCAGTCCCACAATACCCTCTCTACTCAGCAACAATTGCTCTGCTTGGTGGTACCCTTGTTCCATACTACCTTGAAGAGACAGCAAATTGGGGTCTTGATGTTAATGAACTTCGTAAATCAGTTGAACAAGCTCGCTTTAGAGGAATAACT GTTAAAGCTATGGTCATCATAAATCCTGGAAATCCTACCGGTCAATGCGTTAGTGAAGCTAATCTAAGAGAGATTTTGCAATTCTGTTATCAAGAAAATTTAGCCTTGCTTGGAGATGAGGTTTACCAGCAGAATATATATCAGGATGAACGACCCTTCATCAGTTCTAAAAAG GTTTTGATGGACTTGGGACCGCCTATAAGCAAGGAAGTCCAGCTTATTTCTTTTCACTCTGTATCAAAAGGTTATTATGGTGAATGTGGACAGCGGGGTGGATATTTTGAAATGACCAACATTCCCCCAGAG ACAGTTGATGAGATCTACAAGGTTGCGTCAATATCACTTAGTCCGAATGTTCCAGCACAAATATTT ATGGGAGTTATGATCAATCCACTTAAACCTGGAGATATTTCTTATGACCAGTTTGTTAGGGAGAG CAATGGAATACTTGAATCACTGAGAAGAAGAGCAAGGATAATGACTGATGGATTCAACAGTTGCAGAAATGTTGTTTGTAATTTTACTGAAG GTGCTATGTACTCTTTCCCTCAAATACGCTTGCCACCTAGAGCTATAGATGCTGCTAAACAGGCTGGAAAGGTTGCAGATGTTTTCTACTGCCTTAAGCTTTTGGAAGCTACTGGCATATCCACAGTCCCTGGTTCAGGATTTGGACAGAAAGAAGG GGTTTTCCATTTGAGGACAACTATTTTACCAGCTGAGGAAGACATGCCTGCTATTATGGATAGTTTCAAGAAGTTCAATGATGAATTCATGGAGCAATACGAAGACAATAGAGGTTATTCAAGGTTGTAA